One region of Candidatus Dormiibacterota bacterium genomic DNA includes:
- a CDS encoding hydrophobic protein produces the protein MVPVLLFLLLVALLFGAGAAVHTLWWIAVIALAVWVVGFLARPSGGRWYRW, from the coding sequence ATGGTCCCGGTCCTGCTCTTCCTGCTCCTGGTCGCGCTGCTCTTCGGAGCGGGGGCGGCGGTTCACACCCTCTGGTGGATCGCGGTCATCGCCCTGGCGGTCTGGGTGGTGGGCTTCCTCGCCCGGCCCTCCGGCGGCCGCTGGTACCGCTGGTAG
- a CDS encoding long-chain fatty acid--CoA ligase produces MAMDTGLGYWLTRRAALTPERSALVFEGERWDYAEFNRRANRLAHALRALGVNHGDRVAYLDLNHPDFFVTLFAAAKLGAIFVPLNFRLTAPELAFIIGDAGVHTLVHDEAFAPAVDEIRDRIPCRELVCRTARPGVRALDDLLRDQRDDDLDNQVATDEVAVIMYTSGTTGRPKGAMLTHGNLLWNNINAALAFDTSVDDITLVCAPLFHIGGLNVTPLIAFLKGAEVVLMRAFDPGGVLDLIPRHRATTMFGVPAMFLFMSQHPGFAGADLSSIRFLLCGGAPVPESLIRLYGARGLTFAQGYGLTETSPFVTLVPVDRALEKVGSAGLPPFFTDVMLVDDAGREVATGERGEVIVRGPNVMKGYWNRPEATAEAIRNGWFHTGDVATRDADGFYYIVDRKKDMIISGGENVYPAEVEDCLYGHPDVAEAAVIGMPDERWGEVVLAIVVLKSGAVAAEQDLLDFTQGRLARYKQPRQVVFTEALPRNPAGKVLKFQLRDRFAQPAAAEAPVAG; encoded by the coding sequence ATGGCGATGGACACGGGTCTCGGCTACTGGCTCACCCGCCGGGCGGCGCTCACCCCGGAGCGCTCCGCCCTGGTCTTCGAGGGCGAGCGCTGGGACTACGCGGAGTTCAACCGGCGGGCCAACCGCCTGGCCCACGCGCTCCGGGCCCTGGGGGTGAACCACGGCGACCGGGTCGCCTACCTCGACCTCAACCACCCGGACTTCTTCGTCACCCTCTTCGCCGCCGCCAAGCTCGGCGCCATCTTCGTGCCGCTGAACTTCCGGCTCACCGCGCCCGAGCTGGCCTTCATCATCGGCGACGCCGGCGTCCACACCCTCGTCCACGACGAGGCCTTCGCCCCCGCCGTCGACGAGATCCGCGACCGCATCCCCTGCCGCGAGCTGGTCTGCCGCACCGCCCGCCCGGGGGTGCGCGCCCTCGACGACCTGCTCCGCGACCAGCGCGACGACGACCTCGACAACCAGGTGGCCACCGACGAGGTGGCGGTGATCATGTACACCTCGGGCACCACCGGCCGGCCCAAGGGCGCCATGCTCACCCATGGCAACCTGCTCTGGAACAACATCAACGCCGCCCTCGCCTTCGACACCAGCGTCGACGACATCACGCTGGTGTGCGCCCCGCTCTTCCACATCGGCGGGCTCAACGTCACCCCGCTGATCGCCTTCCTCAAGGGGGCCGAGGTGGTCCTGATGCGGGCGTTCGACCCCGGCGGCGTGCTCGACCTCATCCCCCGCCACCGGGCGACGACGATGTTCGGCGTCCCCGCGATGTTCCTGTTCATGTCGCAGCATCCCGGGTTCGCCGGCGCCGACCTCTCCAGCATCCGCTTCCTCCTCTGCGGCGGCGCCCCCGTCCCCGAGTCGCTGATCCGCCTCTACGGCGCGCGGGGGCTCACCTTCGCCCAGGGCTACGGGCTCACCGAGACCTCGCCCTTCGTCACCCTGGTGCCGGTCGACAGGGCGCTCGAGAAGGTCGGCTCGGCGGGCCTGCCGCCGTTCTTCACCGACGTGATGCTGGTCGACGACGCCGGCCGCGAGGTGGCCACCGGCGAGCGCGGCGAGGTGATCGTGCGCGGGCCCAACGTGATGAAGGGCTACTGGAACCGGCCCGAGGCCACCGCCGAGGCGATCCGCAACGGCTGGTTCCACACCGGCGACGTCGCCACCCGTGACGCCGACGGCTTCTACTACATCGTCGACCGCAAGAAGGACATGATCATCAGCGGCGGCGAGAACGTCTATCCCGCCGAGGTCGAGGACTGCCTCTACGGGCACCCCGACGTCGCCGAGGCGGCGGTCATCGGGATGCCCGACGAGCGCTGGGGCGAGGTGGTTCTGGCCATCGTCGTCCTCAAGTCGGGGGCGGTGGCGGCGGAGCAGGACCTCCTCGACTTCACCCAGGGACGGCTGGCCCGCTACAAGCAGCCCCGCCAGGTGGTGTTCACCGAGGCGCTGCCGCGCAACCCCGCCGGCAAGGTGCTGAAGTTCCAGCTGCGCGACCGCTTCGCGCAGCCGGCGGCGGCGGAGGCCCCGGTGGCCGGGTGA
- a CDS encoding SDR family oxidoreductase, whose amino-acid sequence MSILDRFLLTGRVALVTGGSRGIGRAVSLALADAGARVAVSSRKQDACDAVVAEIEERGGEAMAAPGNAGRAEDAARVVGEVMDRWGRLDVLVNNAATNPEFGPLLSHSSSAIDKTFEVNLKGPINFTREAVAAWMGEHGGSVVNLASIAGLAPDPGMGAYAASKAAVISMTRSLARDLGPQGIRVNAVAPGVVRTDFARMLVETPEIRDRILERSALGRVAEPDEIAGPVLWLASDAASYVTGAVILVDGGHLA is encoded by the coding sequence GTGTCCATCCTCGACCGCTTCCTGCTCACCGGGCGCGTCGCCCTGGTCACCGGGGGCAGCCGCGGCATCGGCCGCGCCGTGAGCCTCGCCCTCGCCGACGCCGGGGCACGGGTGGCGGTGTCCTCGCGGAAACAGGACGCCTGCGATGCGGTGGTCGCCGAGATCGAGGAGCGCGGCGGCGAGGCGATGGCCGCGCCCGGCAACGCCGGCCGCGCCGAGGACGCCGCCCGGGTCGTCGGCGAGGTGATGGACCGGTGGGGGCGGCTCGACGTCCTCGTCAACAACGCCGCCACCAACCCCGAGTTCGGCCCCCTCCTCTCCCACAGCTCGAGCGCCATCGACAAGACCTTCGAGGTGAACCTCAAGGGCCCGATCAACTTCACCCGCGAGGCGGTCGCGGCCTGGATGGGCGAGCACGGCGGCAGCGTCGTCAACCTGGCCAGCATCGCCGGGCTCGCCCCCGACCCGGGGATGGGGGCGTACGCGGCCTCCAAGGCGGCGGTGATCAGCATGACCCGGTCGCTGGCGCGCGACCTCGGCCCCCAGGGCATCCGCGTCAACGCCGTCGCCCCCGGGGTGGTGCGCACCGACTTCGCCCGGATGCTGGTCGAGACCCCGGAGATCCGTGACCGCATCCTCGAGCGCAGCGCGCTGGGCCGGGTGGCGGAGCCCGACGAGATCGCCGGGCCGGTGCTCTGGCTCGCCTCCGACGCCGCCTCGTACGTGACCGGCGCGGTGATCCTCGTCGACGGGGGCCACCTGGCCTGA
- a CDS encoding mechanosensitive ion channel family protein, whose amino-acid sequence MWIRRAPDSLQRRAGESARDWAAAVAAGLTMLVVVTVRTDVTRLVPAAYAPPVHVGVLLCAAVAGAITVHFLLAAFFHRGSQRGALVALQGATTWLAYGLLALFLTSALGVDLSGFLLGSAVLGVIIGAAAQSSLANLFAGLVIGLARPYRVGDWAHLRSTSSSGVECDGVVLAIGAMYTTLRSDDQQLTIPNAVAMTAITRTDSLPVRVTLTLTLPGHIGVARLRGVLTEGLELGADDRVTVRPRALVLAGEEALTCDIEVRSLRRVEESEVLSIARRTAADPIPEAPAEVLVAR is encoded by the coding sequence ATGTGGATTCGACGCGCCCCGGACTCGCTGCAACGACGCGCCGGCGAATCCGCCCGCGACTGGGCCGCCGCCGTCGCCGCCGGCCTGACGATGCTGGTGGTGGTCACCGTCCGCACCGACGTCACCCGGCTCGTGCCCGCGGCGTACGCCCCGCCCGTGCACGTCGGCGTGCTCCTCTGCGCCGCCGTCGCCGGGGCGATCACCGTCCACTTCCTGCTCGCGGCCTTCTTCCATCGCGGCTCGCAGCGCGGCGCGCTGGTGGCGCTGCAGGGGGCCACCACCTGGCTCGCCTACGGGCTGCTCGCGCTCTTCCTCACCTCGGCCCTGGGGGTCGACCTCTCCGGCTTCCTGCTCGGCAGCGCGGTGCTCGGCGTGATCATCGGCGCCGCCGCGCAGTCGTCGCTCGCCAACCTCTTCGCCGGGCTGGTGATCGGCCTCGCCCGCCCCTACCGCGTCGGTGACTGGGCGCACCTGCGGTCGACGTCGTCGAGCGGCGTCGAATGCGACGGGGTGGTGCTGGCGATCGGCGCGATGTACACCACCCTGCGCTCCGACGACCAGCAGCTGACCATCCCCAACGCGGTGGCGATGACCGCGATCACCCGCACCGACAGCCTCCCGGTGCGGGTGACGCTGACCCTGACCCTCCCCGGTCACATCGGCGTGGCCCGGCTGCGGGGGGTGCTCACCGAGGGTCTCGAGCTGGGCGCCGACGACCGGGTGACGGTGCGCCCCCGGGCCCTGGTGCTCGCCGGCGAGGAGGCGCTCACCTGCGACATCGAGGTGCGGTCGCTGCGCCGGGTCGAGGAGAGCGAGGTGCTGAGCATCGCCCGCCGGACGGCGGCCGATCCCATCCCCGAGGCCCCCGCCGAGGTGCTGGTGGCACGGTAG
- a CDS encoding undecaprenyl-diphosphate phosphatase, producing the protein MSPWLAGFIALLQGSTELFPVSSLGHAVVVPSLLHLDFRPTEDSFVPFLVLLHLGTASALILLYREQWVRIVGGFLRASVRGRVEGTDEKLALLIVVGTIPTGILGFFLEKSLKSLFANPRAAGAFLIVNAGILLGAELLRRRDERRARIDSEAGETREAAFRGVESLSVRSALLVGACQCLALMPGISRAGVTMAGGLVAGLRHEEAARFSFLLATPIILAAGVLEVPQLFQRGVPLGTYLAATVLSAVVAYLSARFLIRYFRSGRLDPFAAYCAALGIATLALAR; encoded by the coding sequence ATGTCCCCCTGGCTCGCCGGCTTCATCGCGCTCCTCCAGGGGTCGACCGAACTCTTTCCGGTCTCCTCGCTCGGCCACGCGGTGGTGGTGCCCAGCCTCCTCCACCTCGACTTCCGGCCCACCGAGGACAGCTTCGTTCCCTTCCTGGTGCTGCTCCACCTGGGGACGGCGTCGGCGCTGATCCTCCTGTACCGGGAGCAGTGGGTGCGGATCGTCGGCGGCTTCCTGCGCGCCTCGGTGCGCGGCCGGGTCGAGGGCACCGACGAGAAGCTGGCGCTGCTCATCGTGGTGGGGACCATCCCCACCGGGATCCTCGGCTTCTTCCTCGAGAAGTCGCTGAAGTCGCTCTTCGCCAACCCCCGCGCCGCCGGCGCCTTCCTCATCGTCAACGCCGGCATCCTGCTCGGCGCCGAGCTGCTGCGCCGTCGGGACGAGCGGCGCGCGCGGATCGACAGCGAGGCCGGCGAGACCCGCGAGGCCGCCTTCCGCGGCGTCGAGAGCCTCAGCGTGCGCTCCGCGCTGCTGGTCGGCGCCTGCCAGTGCCTGGCGCTGATGCCGGGGATCTCGCGGGCCGGCGTGACCATGGCCGGAGGCCTGGTGGCAGGGCTCCGACACGAGGAGGCGGCCCGCTTCTCGTTCCTGCTCGCCACCCCGATCATCCTCGCGGCCGGTGTGCTCGAGGTGCCCCAGCTGTTCCAGCGCGGGGTTCCCCTCGGCACCTACCTGGCGGCCACGGTGCTCTCCGCCGTGGTCGCGTACCTGAGCGCACGGTTCCTCATCCGCTACTTCCGCAGCGGACGGCTCGACCCCTTCGCCGCCTACTGCGCGGCGCTCGGCATCGCCACCCTGGCGCTCGCCAGGTGA
- a CDS encoding zf-HC2 domain-containing protein, with product MKCSLLTLSCYVDGELPAPRKGELEAHLVGCHRCRAGLGHLREEVERVQGLARVHLPETSVRLLLEQTRLIAAGDPMPAVPDAAAVAGPSESTPPWLRGGTGAALPWATARPPQMPRRPPAGLVPAPGGPVAPAAPPPSATPDTFDVWAAARVDAPPGTEPPSGPLPDGLPEPPPAEPPQSRAERRRARAEARQAAEAAEAAGAATAPAAEAGLETISTESPPEAPAPDIPSSTSDPATPGHPETAAAAVPPGGDAVPVWTPESSAETPPVARYPLTDEDALDEPTTVERFGPMPAPRPGVVDRLREKIALRRALRVAALDDRDDSIEIVSGPGAPMRGTRSRSDLARRRSEALRPAARPDGAAWEGEEGASTPVPERTGRREPTVDELLAPPARPSSLAGSAALPAPRPAPPDAETDEEWPAWRPEAEPEAPRRRRAGAAAAATASPGAAAPAGNARTIDGRRLTVVLGAAILLMFVVGVASARSTSPLPATSTSGTSGTQAPPAATVPQHPAVVPPAGPSAAPVPAAPHSSAALAGLTGTVTVGDGAPGWSVQGIRYGAHAGYLRMVFDLQPAAGAASGSPRATIGFQDPTTLIVSFDQATAPGAPAAPLAGGLVTSVSLLTPPPSAGSTAYVVRLAHAVQFTPSFASGPLRLILDLH from the coding sequence GTGAAGTGCAGCCTGCTGACGCTGAGCTGCTACGTCGACGGCGAGCTGCCCGCCCCCCGCAAGGGTGAGCTCGAGGCCCACCTGGTCGGCTGCCACCGCTGCCGTGCCGGGCTGGGCCACCTCCGCGAGGAGGTCGAGCGGGTCCAGGGCCTGGCCCGGGTGCACCTTCCCGAGACCTCGGTGCGGCTGCTGCTCGAGCAGACCCGGCTGATCGCCGCCGGCGACCCGATGCCCGCGGTGCCCGACGCCGCCGCGGTGGCCGGGCCCTCCGAGAGCACCCCGCCCTGGCTGCGCGGCGGCACCGGCGCGGCGCTGCCCTGGGCCACCGCGCGTCCGCCCCAGATGCCGCGGCGCCCTCCCGCCGGCCTGGTGCCCGCCCCCGGGGGCCCGGTCGCACCGGCGGCGCCGCCGCCCTCCGCCACCCCCGACACCTTCGACGTCTGGGCGGCGGCCCGGGTGGATGCGCCCCCCGGCACCGAACCGCCCTCCGGGCCACTGCCCGACGGGCTGCCCGAGCCGCCGCCGGCGGAGCCGCCGCAGAGCCGCGCAGAGCGGCGCCGCGCCCGGGCCGAGGCCCGCCAGGCCGCCGAGGCCGCCGAGGCAGCGGGGGCCGCCACCGCGCCGGCCGCCGAGGCCGGGCTCGAGACCATCTCCACCGAATCGCCTCCGGAGGCGCCGGCTCCGGACATCCCGTCCTCCACCTCGGACCCGGCGACGCCCGGGCACCCCGAGACCGCCGCCGCCGCCGTTCCACCTGGAGGAGACGCCGTGCCCGTCTGGACGCCCGAGAGCTCGGCCGAGACACCACCCGTCGCTCGCTACCCGCTCACCGACGAGGACGCCCTCGACGAGCCCACCACGGTGGAGCGCTTCGGCCCGATGCCGGCCCCCCGTCCCGGTGTGGTCGACCGCCTCCGCGAGAAGATCGCGCTGCGGCGCGCCCTCCGCGTCGCCGCCCTCGACGACCGCGACGACAGCATCGAGATCGTCAGCGGCCCGGGCGCTCCGATGCGCGGCACCCGCTCGCGCTCCGACCTGGCGCGGCGTCGCAGCGAGGCGCTGCGCCCCGCCGCCCGACCCGACGGCGCCGCCTGGGAGGGGGAGGAGGGAGCCTCCACCCCGGTCCCGGAGCGGACCGGGCGCCGCGAGCCCACCGTCGACGAGCTGCTCGCCCCCCCGGCGCGGCCCTCGAGCCTCGCCGGCTCGGCCGCCCTCCCGGCGCCCCGCCCGGCGCCGCCCGACGCCGAGACCGACGAGGAGTGGCCCGCCTGGCGCCCCGAGGCCGAGCCCGAGGCGCCCCGCCGCCGCCGCGCCGGCGCGGCCGCCGCCGCCACCGCCTCCCCCGGCGCCGCCGCGCCGGCCGGCAACGCCCGTACCATCGACGGCCGCCGGCTCACGGTGGTGCTCGGCGCCGCCATCCTGCTGATGTTCGTGGTCGGCGTCGCCAGCGCGCGCTCGACCTCGCCGCTGCCCGCCACCTCGACCTCGGGCACCTCGGGAACCCAGGCGCCGCCGGCGGCGACGGTGCCCCAGCACCCGGCGGTGGTCCCGCCGGCCGGCCCCTCCGCCGCGCCGGTTCCGGCCGCCCCCCACTCCTCGGCGGCCCTCGCCGGGCTCACCGGCACCGTGACCGTCGGCGATGGTGCGCCCGGGTGGAGTGTCCAGGGCATCCGCTACGGCGCCCACGCCGGCTACCTGCGCATGGTCTTCGACCTGCAGCCCGCCGCCGGCGCCGCGTCGGGGTCGCCGCGGGCGACGATCGGTTTCCAGGACCCGACCACGCTGATCGTCAGCTTCGACCAGGCCACCGCCCCGGGCGCCCCGGCGGCGCCGCTGGCAGGCGGCCTGGTGACCTCGGTCAGCCTGCTCACCCCGCCCCCGTCCGCCGGCTCGACCGCCTACGTGGTCAGGCTCGCCCACGCGGTCCAGTTCACCCCCAGCTTCGCGAGCGGGCCGCTCCGGCTGATCCTGGACCTGCACTAG
- a CDS encoding LON peptidase substrate-binding domain-containing protein, with amino-acid sequence MGVEIPLFPLSVVLFPHMPLPLHIFEERYRQMMRDCEAEGTSFGVVAIREGVEAMGPATPHPVGTLAQLRKVEKLDDGRYNLLVVGASRFRIVGVSSRRPYLVGEVEYLQDTDGELVSAELARQVVTAFRSYADTLRQLAGQDPASIELPDDPELLSYLVAATLQVEVTRKQELLEMDAARERLRGCLALLRREAVLLDQMLARRDAPTGAFSPN; translated from the coding sequence ATGGGCGTCGAGATCCCTCTCTTTCCGCTGAGCGTGGTGCTCTTTCCGCACATGCCGCTGCCGCTGCACATCTTCGAGGAGCGGTACCGGCAGATGATGCGGGACTGCGAGGCGGAGGGAACCAGCTTCGGCGTCGTCGCCATCCGCGAGGGGGTGGAGGCGATGGGGCCGGCGACCCCGCATCCGGTGGGGACCCTGGCCCAGCTGCGCAAGGTCGAGAAGCTCGACGATGGGCGCTACAACCTGCTCGTCGTGGGCGCCTCGCGGTTCCGCATCGTCGGGGTCTCGAGCCGCAGGCCGTACCTGGTCGGCGAGGTCGAGTACCTCCAGGACACCGACGGCGAGCTGGTCTCCGCGGAGCTGGCCCGTCAGGTGGTCACCGCCTTCCGCAGCTACGCGGACACCCTCCGGCAGCTCGCCGGCCAGGACCCGGCGAGCATCGAGCTGCCCGACGATCCCGAGCTGCTGTCCTACCTGGTCGCCGCCACCCTCCAGGTGGAGGTCACCCGTAAGCAGGAGCTGCTGGAGATGGACGCGGCCCGTGAGCGGTTGCGCGGCTGCCTGGCGCTGCTCCGGCGCGAGGCCGTGCTGCTCGACCAGATGCTGGCACGTCGCGACGCACCCACGGGCGCGTTCTCCCCGAACTAG
- a CDS encoding MFS transporter: MLTVSAALALSGAGVLGVAVPAGRGPLGGGGPLLVAAYAIPLGLMALVSGHLADRAGAGRLLRIGLLGLAGASLLCSLAWNLPSLVVLRVLQGAAAGLLPATALALLLRGTSRRRLGEALGAFAAGALLLPAAAPLLGAALAGQPGWRALLAAEAAAALLAARASMAVLPSAPGGGAGRLDVAGLASGGAALLLALLALGGGSWWGWGSPLTVLLGLGGAAAVAGLVVVELSAERPLLDLRRLCDPAAGAATLLLAVLVTCLGAGFLEAPSLHLQAQGGGPQGAWSPLLAGLAAAVALPLSGRLCDRIGPRWPAAAGLSLLADASYLLHLTRPATAGWEVAALVALRGAGMGLALAPVLTMAVADIAGGAENRAAAAVVSVLRLPAAIGLAVLAGLSTVPRRTLSALDPGAMLPPVAWGPVRALLLVTAGVAALGVLLALRLPTAPAGASRVDLAGLLAALTGTRRRELDLTGVDARRPERAAATPAAPRPRRPRPATGARAATSTTAASRTRTPRSTSAATRAAKGPVAPATRTAPRSRRAPVTAAEPPAPQASPASAAGSRPRPAAAGARRRRPAPAALAGELADAAPASPARRSPARRRTAETGPAA; this comes from the coding sequence GTGCTCACCGTGAGCGCCGCCCTCGCCCTCTCCGGTGCGGGTGTGCTCGGCGTCGCCGTGCCCGCCGGGCGCGGTCCCCTCGGCGGCGGCGGACCGCTGCTGGTGGCCGCGTACGCCATCCCGCTCGGGCTGATGGCGCTGGTGAGCGGCCACCTCGCCGATCGCGCCGGCGCCGGCCGCCTGCTCCGCATCGGCCTGCTCGGCCTGGCCGGCGCCTCGCTGCTCTGCAGCCTCGCGTGGAACCTCCCCAGCCTGGTGGTGCTGCGGGTGCTCCAGGGCGCCGCCGCCGGCCTGCTCCCCGCCACCGCGCTCGCCCTGCTGCTGCGCGGCACGTCGCGGCGGCGCCTCGGCGAGGCCCTCGGCGCCTTCGCCGCCGGCGCCCTGCTCCTCCCCGCCGCCGCGCCGCTGCTGGGCGCGGCCCTGGCCGGCCAGCCCGGCTGGCGGGCGCTGCTCGCCGCCGAGGCCGCCGCCGCGCTGCTGGCGGCGCGCGCCTCGATGGCGGTGCTGCCGTCCGCCCCGGGCGGCGGCGCCGGACGCCTCGACGTCGCCGGTCTCGCCTCGGGCGGTGCCGCCCTGCTGCTCGCGCTGCTCGCCCTCGGCGGCGGGTCGTGGTGGGGCTGGGGCTCGCCCCTCACCGTGCTCCTCGGCCTCGGTGGCGCCGCCGCCGTCGCCGGGTTGGTCGTCGTCGAGCTGTCCGCGGAGCGGCCGCTGCTCGACCTGCGGCGGCTGTGCGACCCCGCCGCCGGCGCCGCCACGCTGCTCCTCGCGGTGCTCGTCACCTGCCTCGGGGCCGGCTTCCTCGAGGCGCCGTCGCTGCACCTCCAGGCGCAGGGCGGGGGCCCCCAGGGAGCCTGGTCACCGCTCCTCGCCGGCCTCGCCGCCGCGGTGGCGCTGCCCCTCTCCGGGCGGCTCTGCGATCGGATCGGGCCCCGCTGGCCGGCGGCGGCCGGGCTCTCCCTGCTCGCCGACGCCAGCTACCTGCTCCACCTCACCCGCCCCGCCACCGCGGGCTGGGAGGTCGCGGCCCTGGTCGCCCTGCGCGGGGCCGGGATGGGGCTGGCGCTGGCCCCGGTGCTCACCATGGCGGTCGCGGACATCGCCGGCGGGGCCGAGAACCGCGCCGCCGCGGCCGTCGTCAGCGTGCTCCGGCTGCCCGCGGCGATCGGTCTCGCGGTGCTCGCCGGCCTGAGCACGGTGCCGCGGCGGACGCTGTCCGCCCTCGACCCCGGGGCGATGCTGCCGCCGGTGGCCTGGGGGCCGGTGCGCGCCCTGCTCCTGGTCACCGCCGGGGTGGCCGCGCTCGGGGTCCTGCTCGCCCTCCGCCTGCCCACCGCCCCGGCCGGCGCCTCCCGCGTCGACCTGGCGGGGCTGCTCGCCGCGCTCACCGGGACACGGCGCCGGGAGCTCGACCTGACCGGCGTCGACGCGCGGCGTCCCGAGCGCGCCGCCGCCACGCCCGCCGCCCCGCGCCCGCGCCGGCCCCGTCCCGCCACCGGCGCCCGGGCCGCCACCTCCACGACCGCCGCATCCAGGACCCGCACGCCGCGGAGCACCTCCGCCGCCACCCGGGCGGCGAAGGGCCCGGTGGCCCCGGCCACCCGCACCGCCCCGCGCTCGCGCCGCGCCCCGGTGACCGCGGCCGAGCCGCCGGCCCCCCAGGCGTCGCCGGCATCGGCCGCCGGCTCCCGCCCGCGCCCGGCCGCTGCCGGGGCCCGCCGCCGCCGCCCCGCCCCCGCCGCCCTCGCCGGGGAGCTCGCGGACGCCGCGCCCGCCTCCCCGGCGCGGCGCAGCCCGGCCCGACGCCGCACGGCGGAGACCGGCCCGGCGGCCTGA
- a CDS encoding CopG family transcriptional regulator, whose translation MNGQPAGPPGARLTVYLPQRTAERIDHESRRLNYAYGRVSRSRLVSALVEAGFAHLGDVEAALRDGTDGRPRPGRPSGG comes from the coding sequence GTGAACGGCCAGCCCGCCGGACCGCCGGGCGCGCGGCTCACCGTCTACCTGCCACAGCGCACCGCCGAGCGCATCGACCACGAGAGCCGGCGGCTCAACTACGCCTACGGCCGGGTCTCCCGCAGCCGCCTGGTCAGCGCCCTGGTGGAGGCCGGGTTCGCTCATCTCGGCGACGTCGAGGCGGCGCTGCGCGACGGCACCGACGGCCGGCCCCGGCCGGGGAGGCCGTCGGGCGGATAG